A genomic window from Phyllopteryx taeniolatus isolate TA_2022b chromosome 2, UOR_Ptae_1.2, whole genome shotgun sequence includes:
- the LOC133474505 gene encoding LOW QUALITY PROTEIN: uncharacterized protein LOC133474505 (The sequence of the model RefSeq protein was modified relative to this genomic sequence to represent the inferred CDS: substituted 1 base at 1 genomic stop codon) codes for MPHPTPHPREGEVDPPPDQEVPRPTGNPAPEREGEAAGHKDRSEDDEADLTIDRRPHRPPTGGQNSAPRWTPAITTPAPTAHKRTRHWKRVLRQKEKRKTQSLELNVGTLNVGTMTGKSRELVDMMIRRKVDILCVQETRWKGSKARSLGGGFKLFYHGVDGKRNGVGVILKEELAKNVLEVKRVSDXVMRLKFEIEGVMCNVISGYAPQVGCDLEVKEKFWKKLDEVVLSIPDRERVVIGADCNGHVGEGNKGDEEVMGKYGIQERNLEGQMVVDFATRMQMAVVNTFFQKRHEHWVTYKSGGRSTQVDYILCRRCNLKEVTNCKVVVGESVARQHRMVVCKMTLVVGRKIRKTKAEKRTMWWKLRQDECCAAFREEVIQALGGREELPEDWTTAAKVIREAGRRVLGVSSGRKGEKETWWWNLTVQEIIQGKRLAKKKWDTERTEERRKEYIEMRHRAKVEVAKAKQEAYDDMYGRLDTKEGEKDLYRLARQRDRDGKDVQQVRVIKDRDGNVLTGASSVLGRWKEYFEELMNEENDREGRVEEASMVVDQEVAMISKGEVRKALKRMKNGKAVGPDDIPVEVWKHLGEVAVEFLTSLFNRILVREKMPEEWRKSVLVPIFKNKGDVQSCGNYRGIKLMSHTMKLWERVVEARLRTEVKKAYDRVPREELWYCMRKSGVAEKYVRIIQDMYEGSRTAVRCAVGVTEEFKVDVGLHQGSALSPFLFAVVMDRLTDEVRLKSPWTMMFADDIVICSESREQLEEQLERWRHALERRGMKISRSKTEYMCMNERGGGGRMRLQGEEMARVEDFKYLGSTVQSNGECGQEVKKRVQAGWNGWRKVSGVLCDRRVSARMKGKVYKTVVRPAMMYGLETVALKRKQEAELEVAEMKMLRFALGVTRLDKIRNELIRGTAKVRCFGDKVRESRLQWFGHVQRRESEYIGRRMMRMELPGKRARGRPKRRLMDVVREDMMAVGVREEDAGDRLSWKR; via the exons atgccccatcccaccccccaccccagagAGGGGGAGGTGGACCCACCCCCAGACCAGGAGGTCCCACGGCCAACAGGGAACCCCGCCcccgagagagagggggaggCAGCTGGACACAAAGACCGGAGCGAAGATGATGAAGCAGACCTGACAATCGACAGAAGGCCTCACCGCCCTCCAACTGGAGGCCAGAACAGCGCACCCAGATGGACGCCAGCTATCACCACCCCAGCACCCACGGCACATAAGCGGACCCGCCACTGGA agcgggttcttcggcagaaagagaagaggaaaacacagagcctagaactgaatgtggggactttgaatgttgggactatgacaggaaaatctcgggagttggttgacatgatgattaggagaaaggttgatatattgtgtgtccaggagaccaggtggaaaggcagtaaggctagaagtttagggggagggtttaaattattttaccatggtgtagatgggaagagaaatggagtcggggttattttaaaagaagagttggctaagaatgtcttggaggtgaaaagagtatcagattgagtgatgaggctgaaatttgaaattgagggtgttatgtgtaatgtgattagtggctatgccccacaggtaggatgtgacctagaggtgaaagagaaattctggaagaagctagacgaagtagttctgagcatcccagacagagagagagtcgtaattggtgcagattgtaatggacatgttggtgaaggtaataagggtgatgaagaagtgatgggtaagtacggtatccaggaaaggaacttggagggacagatggtggtagactttgcaacaaggatgcaaatggctgtagtgaacacttttttccagaagaggcacgaacattgggtgacctacaagagcggaggtagaagcacacaggtggattacattttgtgcagacgatgtaatctgaaggaggttaccaactgtaaggtagtggtaggggagagtgtggctagacagcataggatggtggtgtgtaagatgactctggtggtggggaggaaaattaggaagacaaaggcagagaagagaaccatgtggtggaagctgagacaggacgagtgttgtgcagcttttcgggaagaggtgatacaggctctcggtggacgggaagagcttccagaagactggaccactgcagccaaggtgatcagagaagcaggcaggagagtacttggtgtatcttctggcaggaaaggagagaaggagacttggtggtggaacctcacagtacaggaaatcatacaaggaaaacggttagctaagaagaagtgggacactgagaggaccgaggagaggcgaaaggaatacattgagatgcgacacagggcaaaggtagaggtggcaaaggcaaaacaagaggcatatgatgacatgtatggcaggttggacactaaagaaggagaaaaggatctatacaggctggccagacagagggatagagatgggaaggatgtgcagcaggttagggtgattaaggatagagatggaaatgtgttgactggtgccagcagtgtgctaggtagatggaaagaatacttcgaggagttgatgaatgaggaaaatgatagagaagggagagtagaagaggcaagtatggtggtggaccaggaagtggcaatgattagtaagggggaagttagaaaggcattaaagagaatgaaaaatggaaaggcagttggtcctgatgacattcctgtggaggtatggaagcatctaggagaggtggctgtggagtttttgaccagcttgttcaatagaattctagtgcgtgagaagatgcctgaggaatggaggaaaagtgtactggtgcccatttttaagaacaaaggtgatgtgcagagctgtggcaactatagaggaataaagttgatgagccacacaatgaagttatgggaaagagtagtggaggctagactcaggacagaagtga agaaagcctatgacagagtacccagagaggaactgtggtactgcatgcggaagtctggagtggcagagaagtatgttagaataatacaggacatgtacgagggcagcagaacagcggtgaggtgtgctgtcggtgtgacagaagaatttaaggtggacgtgggactgcatcagggatcagccctgagccccttcctttttgcagtggtgatggataggctgacagatgaggttagactgaaatccccgtggaccatgatgtttgcagatgacattgtgatctgcagtgaaagcagggagcagctggaggaacagttagaaagatggaggcatgcactggaaagaagaggaatgaagattagccgaagtaaaacagaatatatgtgcatgaatgagaggggtggtgggggaagaatgaggctacagggagaagagatggcaagggtagaggactttaaatacttggggtcaaccgtccagagcaatggtgagtgtggtcaggaagtgaagaaacgggtccaagcaggttggaacgggtggaggaaggtgtcaggtgtgttatgtgacagaagagtctctgctaggatgaagggcaaagtttataaaacagtggtgaggccagccatgatgtatggattagagacagtggcactgaagagaaaacaggaagcagagctggaggtggcggaaatgaagatgttgaggttcgctctcggagtgaccaggttggataaaattagaaatgagctcatcagagggacagccaaggttcgatgttttggagacaaagttagagagagcagacttcaatggtttggacacgtccagaggagagagagtgagtatattggtagaaggatgatgaggatggagctgccaggcaagagagctagaggaagaccaaagagaaggttgatggatgtcgtgagggaagacatgatggcagttggtgttcgagaggaggatgcaggagataggctctcatggaaaagg